From Halotia branconii CENA392, the proteins below share one genomic window:
- the upp gene encoding uracil phosphoribosyltransferase has product MQNQVTIIEHPLIQHKLTLMRKAETSTKKFRNLLKEVSLLLAYEVTRDLPLKYELIKTPLSPMDAPILAPDKKLVLVSIMRAGQGILDGMLELMPSARVGHIGLYRDPKTLIPVEYYFKVPHDVEQRDMIVVDPMLATGNSAVAAVERLKSTNPSSIKFVCLLAAPEGIEHFCQVHPDVPIYAAAIDDYLDEHGYIIPGLGDAGDRLFGTK; this is encoded by the coding sequence ATGCAAAATCAAGTCACAATTATTGAACATCCATTAATTCAGCATAAACTAACGCTCATGCGTAAAGCTGAAACTAGTACGAAAAAATTTCGCAATCTTCTTAAAGAAGTTAGTTTGTTGTTAGCTTATGAAGTCACGCGAGATTTACCACTAAAATATGAACTGATTAAAACACCTCTTTCCCCAATGGATGCACCGATACTTGCACCAGATAAAAAGCTAGTTTTAGTGTCTATTATGCGGGCAGGTCAAGGAATTTTGGATGGAATGCTGGAGTTGATGCCATCTGCACGGGTGGGGCATATTGGTTTATACCGTGACCCCAAAACATTGATTCCTGTAGAGTATTATTTTAAGGTTCCCCATGATGTTGAGCAACGGGATATGATTGTCGTTGACCCAATGTTAGCCACTGGTAATTCTGCTGTTGCAGCCGTAGAAAGATTAAAATCAACTAATCCTTCATCAATTAAATTTGTTTGTTTGCTTGCAGCACCAGAAGGAATTGAACATTTTTGTCAAGTACATCCTGATGTTCCTATTTATGCTGCTGCTATTGACGATTATTTAGATGAACATGGTTATATTATTCCTGGATTAGGAGATGCAGGCGATCGCTTGTTTGGCACAAAATAA
- a CDS encoding response regulator — translation MDEQPLILVVEQNLHNLELLDSHLKTLNLSCICAKQGVRAVILAQTHKPDLILLDMMLSDLNSSQVIDYLKQDPKTAAIPIIALLPSTLAPNYNHRISTGADDYIVKPYDFSKLEFVIMRYLNRPNF, via the coding sequence ATGGATGAACAGCCCTTAATTTTAGTTGTAGAACAAAATCTACATAATTTAGAACTCCTAGATTCTCACCTCAAAACATTAAATTTATCGTGCATTTGTGCTAAACAAGGAGTGAGGGCAGTTATATTAGCACAAACTCATAAACCTGACCTCATCCTATTAGATATGATGTTGTCTGATCTAAACAGCAGCCAAGTAATTGATTATCTCAAGCAAGACCCAAAAACCGCAGCAATTCCAATTATTGCGCTATTACCTTCAACATTAGCGCCAAATTACAATCACCGGATCTCGACAGGTGCAGATGATTATATCGTCAAACCCTACGATTTCAGTAAATTAGAATTTGTGATTATGAGGTATCTCAATCGGCCAAATTTCTAA
- a CDS encoding dynamin family protein: protein MTDQVTSDRFLQDLERVSQVRSDISECLNQLAHTINQAELAGDSSSGKLSLERDIEDIIIASKNLQKGVFRLLVLGDMKRGKSTFLNALIGENLLPSDVNPCTAVLTVLRYGAKKTVTIHFNDGKSPQQLDFQSFKYKYTIDPTEAKKLEQEKKQAFPDVEYAVVEYPLPLLEKGIEIVDSPGLNDTEARNELSLGYVNNCHAILFVMRASQPCTLGERRYLENYIKGRGLTVFFLINAWDQVRESLIDPDDMEELTASEDRLRQVFSANLAEYCYVDGQNIYDERVFELSSIQALRRRLKNPQADLAGTGFPGFMGALNTFLTRERAIAELRQVRTLARQAVNHISEAVARRIPLLDQDVDELKKRIDSVEPEFNKLTGIRDQFQKEIINTRDTQSRTISESFRSYVLNLGNTFETDFLRYQPELNLLDFLSSGKRDAFNAALQKAFEQYISDKFSAWTLTAEKEINSAFKQLSRSALEYGASYNQVTDQITEKLTGQKVQINATPNTEDSNSPGWAKWAMGLLSLSKGNLAGVALAGAGFDWKNILLNYFTVIGIGGIITAVTGVFLGPIGFALLGLGVGFLQADQARKELVKTAKKELVKYLPQVAHEQSQTVYDAVKECFDSYEREVNKRINDDILSRKSELDNLVKQKETREINRESEFKRLKRLQEDVIAQLQKIEAAYSNLLAYYS, encoded by the coding sequence ATGACCGACCAAGTAACATCTGATAGATTTCTGCAAGATTTAGAACGTGTTTCTCAAGTACGTTCAGATATTTCTGAATGTTTAAATCAACTTGCACATACCATCAATCAAGCTGAATTAGCTGGGGATTCTTCATCAGGGAAGCTCAGTTTAGAACGAGATATTGAAGATATCATTATAGCTAGTAAAAACCTTCAAAAAGGTGTATTTAGACTTTTGGTTTTAGGCGATATGAAACGAGGAAAAAGCACGTTTCTTAATGCCTTAATTGGAGAAAATTTATTACCTAGTGATGTCAATCCCTGTACCGCAGTCTTAACAGTTTTACGTTATGGTGCAAAGAAAACAGTCACCATTCATTTTAATGATGGTAAAAGTCCACAACAGCTAGATTTTCAAAGCTTTAAATATAAATATACGATTGACCCGACTGAAGCCAAAAAATTAGAGCAAGAGAAAAAACAAGCGTTTCCTGATGTAGAGTATGCAGTTGTTGAATATCCCTTACCACTATTAGAAAAAGGAATTGAAATTGTTGATAGTCCAGGATTAAATGATACAGAAGCACGTAACGAATTATCGTTAGGTTATGTCAATAATTGTCATGCGATTCTATTTGTAATGAGAGCTTCACAACCATGTACTTTAGGTGAGCGTCGCTATCTAGAAAATTATATCAAAGGTCGAGGACTAACAGTTTTCTTCTTAATTAATGCTTGGGATCAGGTGCGAGAATCATTGATTGATCCTGACGATATGGAAGAATTGACAGCATCTGAAGATAGACTAAGACAAGTATTTAGCGCTAATTTGGCAGAATACTGTTATGTAGATGGTCAAAATATTTATGACGAACGCGTGTTTGAACTTTCGTCCATTCAAGCACTCAGACGGCGGTTGAAAAATCCCCAAGCTGACTTAGCAGGAACTGGCTTTCCTGGGTTTATGGGAGCGCTAAATACTTTCTTAACCAGAGAACGGGCGATCGCAGAACTCCGTCAAGTCAGAACTTTAGCTAGACAAGCTGTCAATCATATTAGTGAAGCAGTTGCAAGACGCATACCATTACTCGATCAAGATGTAGATGAATTAAAAAAACGGATCGATTCAGTAGAACCAGAGTTTAATAAACTTACAGGTATTCGAGATCAATTTCAAAAAGAAATTATCAACACAAGAGACACTCAATCGAGAACAATTTCTGAATCATTTCGCAGTTATGTTTTAAATTTAGGTAATACTTTTGAAACTGACTTTTTACGCTATCAACCAGAATTAAATCTGCTTGACTTCCTCAGTAGCGGTAAACGAGATGCATTTAACGCCGCACTGCAAAAAGCCTTTGAACAATACATCAGCGATAAATTTTCTGCATGGACTTTAACTGCTGAAAAAGAGATTAATTCAGCTTTTAAACAACTTTCTCGCAGTGCTTTAGAATATGGTGCATCTTATAATCAAGTAACAGATCAAATCACCGAAAAACTCACTGGACAAAAAGTCCAAATTAACGCCACGCCTAATACAGAAGATAGTAATTCTCCTGGATGGGCAAAATGGGCAATGGGATTGTTATCTTTGTCGAAAGGAAACTTAGCAGGTGTAGCATTAGCTGGTGCTGGATTTGATTGGAAGAATATTTTATTAAATTACTTTACTGTCATTGGCATCGGTGGAATAATTACAGCAGTAACAGGTGTTTTTTTAGGGCCTATTGGGTTTGCTCTATTGGGTTTAGGAGTCGGATTTTTGCAAGCAGATCAAGCTCGTAAAGAGTTAGTTAAAACTGCTAAAAAAGAACTGGTAAAATATCTACCGCAAGTAGCACATGAGCAATCACAGACTGTGTACGATGCTGTAAAAGAATGTTTCGACTCTTACGAAAGAGAAGTTAATAAGCGGATTAACGACGATATTCTATCTCGTAAATCCGAGTTAGATAATTTAGTCAAGCAAAAAGAAACCAGAGAAATTAATCGTGAGAGTGAGTTCAAACGTTTGAAACGCTTACAAGAAGATGTCATAGCTCAATTACAAAAAATTGAGGCTGCGTATAGCAACTTGTTGGCTTATTATAGTTAA
- a CDS encoding dynamin family protein — MSQIENYKNLAASLKSASDLLNLNSTSQIHQNVITVCNHLANPNFRIAVFGPFNHGKSTLLNAILENRTLPIDLIPTTGAAITVKYGSDVRTRIMLINGTEVYRSGTEILQQFAILDGNRQMRKDVASVEVFCPHPFLETGVEFVDLPGTNDREEQDNLVKKQLLGVDLVVQLLDARKLMTLGERENLRDWLLDRGIKTVIFVANFINLLEPDEQKQVQNRLLFVAESFRAALPPGFSNLYRVDALPALRARLKGDVAAATSSGLVAFEAALQNIVGILQQNRGDVRSPRVQAIADQIQQSLKAKIDPILIEIQSFDEKQNTKIEIKQKAANLINQGFINSSRELREWLALPNLFAKYQADAAVALVENNFKSWQTNVLKKDLTELQLAVVKWLYQAYNFFQAERPEDLSISFPSEPQVTLPPRPNNSDDLSQPSSIAVGGGIGWLLGGPVGAAVVGSISYLLNKNLQQEDEKLANESYHQQVAKICIVAIEDYFSRFSYQGLSTLAAYEQQAIKIICFEVAQEPLEVIQKREELQRLINNFNQLQRELATSKIFLNYQLYPEILKHNNTKREYFPQPEKVSTYSTKTPREQQQQENFAKNTNIKVESPRQRVSPPPPSPRPEEIEAKFRNWELDEEIARMKAEMRSPGSHTGKQQQKNQTKTAPQQPKTQVEKDKIAHAYNILGLPTNASLTEVKQAYRTLVKKWHPDLFVNKSQQQKQAQEKMHFINEAYTILSEIHN; from the coding sequence ATGTCACAAATTGAAAATTATAAAAATCTAGCAGCATCTCTCAAATCTGCATCTGACTTATTAAATTTAAATAGCACATCACAAATACATCAAAATGTAATTACCGTCTGTAATCATCTGGCTAATCCCAACTTTCGGATTGCGGTTTTTGGCCCCTTTAATCATGGCAAGTCTACTTTGCTAAATGCCATACTGGAAAATCGCACGTTACCCATTGATTTAATTCCTACAACAGGTGCGGCAATTACTGTTAAATATGGCTCTGATGTGCGGACTCGGATCATGTTGATAAATGGAACAGAAGTCTACCGCAGTGGTACAGAAATTTTACAACAGTTTGCGATTTTAGATGGTAATAGACAGATGCGAAAAGATGTAGCATCTGTGGAAGTTTTTTGTCCTCACCCTTTTTTAGAAACTGGTGTAGAATTTGTTGATTTACCAGGAACTAATGACAGAGAAGAACAAGATAATTTAGTTAAGAAACAACTTTTAGGTGTAGATTTAGTAGTTCAGTTGCTAGACGCACGTAAGTTAATGACTTTGGGTGAGCGAGAAAACTTGCGAGATTGGTTATTAGACCGAGGGATTAAAACAGTTATTTTTGTCGCTAATTTTATTAATTTACTTGAACCCGACGAGCAAAAGCAAGTTCAAAATCGTTTATTGTTTGTTGCAGAAAGTTTTCGAGCAGCATTACCTCCAGGGTTTAGTAATTTATATCGTGTTGATGCCTTACCTGCATTGAGAGCTAGATTAAAAGGTGATGTCGCTGCTGCAACTAGTAGTGGTTTAGTCGCTTTTGAAGCAGCCTTGCAAAACATTGTAGGCATTTTACAACAAAATCGTGGCGATGTGCGATCGCCCAGAGTCCAGGCGATCGCAGATCAAATTCAACAATCATTAAAAGCTAAAATTGATCCGATACTAATTGAAATACAATCTTTTGATGAAAAACAAAATACTAAAATTGAAATAAAACAAAAAGCTGCTAATTTAATTAACCAAGGTTTTATTAATAGTAGTAGAGAATTACGCGAGTGGCTAGCCTTACCCAACTTATTTGCAAAATATCAAGCTGATGCCGCAGTAGCATTAGTAGAAAATAACTTTAAGTCTTGGCAAACAAATGTTTTAAAAAAAGATTTAACAGAATTACAACTAGCTGTAGTCAAATGGCTTTATCAAGCTTATAATTTTTTCCAAGCAGAACGACCAGAAGATTTATCCATTTCTTTTCCTAGTGAACCGCAGGTAACGTTACCTCCTAGACCCAACAATAGCGATGATTTGAGTCAACCTAGTTCTATAGCTGTTGGTGGGGGTATTGGTTGGTTATTGGGTGGCCCTGTAGGAGCCGCTGTCGTGGGCAGTATTTCTTATTTACTAAATAAGAATCTTCAACAAGAAGATGAAAAATTAGCCAATGAATCTTATCATCAGCAAGTTGCTAAAATTTGTATAGTAGCGATTGAAGATTATTTTTCTCGCTTTAGTTATCAAGGATTATCAACCTTAGCAGCTTATGAGCAGCAAGCTATAAAAATTATTTGTTTTGAAGTTGCTCAAGAACCATTAGAAGTTATCCAAAAGCGTGAAGAATTACAAAGATTAATAAACAATTTTAATCAGTTGCAAAGAGAATTAGCAACATCTAAAATCTTCTTAAATTATCAATTATATCCAGAGATACTCAAACACAACAATACTAAACGAGAGTATTTCCCTCAACCAGAAAAAGTTTCGACTTATTCTACTAAAACTCCTCGTGAACAGCAACAACAAGAAAATTTTGCCAAGAATACTAATATAAAAGTAGAATCTCCGCGTCAGCGAGTTTCTCCACCTCCGCCGTCTCCACGCCCAGAAGAAATTGAGGCTAAATTTCGTAATTGGGAACTTGATGAAGAAATAGCAAGAATGAAAGCTGAAATGCGTTCTCCTGGTTCTCATACAGGTAAACAACAGCAGAAAAATCAAACCAAGACAGCACCTCAACAACCTAAAACACAAGTAGAAAAAGATAAAATCGCTCATGCGTACAACATTTTAGGATTACCAACAAATGCTTCTTTGACTGAAGTGAAACAGGCTTATCGAACTTTAGTCAAAAAATGGCATCCAGATTTATTTGTCAATAAGTCACAACAGCAAAAACAAGCACAAGAAAAAATGCACTTCATTAATGAAGCCTATACGATTTTATCGGAAATACATAACTGA
- a CDS encoding VOC family protein: MNQEQETAIAGIYEVCIGVPDAIVAIQYWEQFGYRIGQVGELSADVADQLYGVNSCLRSIRLYHQNADHGLIRLMVWQNPTNQGLGLASMKVKGNRWATTLTTDLLMILNHAEDAKAAGWAIKYSYPYWEVIYNKERKSRPFTDAAVGVREMLLLQPLTRQVLFQRFGYTLPHYGEINHTAAFKTSQFTHIGIIVQDDSKESLKFYEDVLGLLRVRDDVETSYESSPAGRDLFDLQPGEKFIVTTFDDPRSSKSDLMAARSGRLYVIRFPDALNLESQMEASQPGSLGMSLYTYRVRGLQTYCDRIKDSQAKNLTNIIENEFKEKSFSFIAPDGYCWNLVEG; this comes from the coding sequence ATGAATCAAGAACAAGAAACTGCGATCGCAGGTATCTACGAAGTCTGTATTGGTGTCCCAGACGCAATTGTGGCGATTCAATATTGGGAGCAATTTGGCTATCGCATTGGTCAAGTTGGCGAATTATCTGCTGATGTCGCTGATCAATTATATGGGGTCAATTCCTGTTTACGCTCGATTCGCCTCTATCATCAAAATGCAGATCATGGTTTGATTAGGTTGATGGTCTGGCAAAATCCTACTAATCAAGGATTGGGGTTAGCGTCAATGAAAGTTAAGGGAAATCGCTGGGCTACCACCTTAACTACTGATTTGTTAATGATTTTAAATCATGCAGAAGATGCAAAAGCCGCGGGTTGGGCTATTAAATATAGCTACCCCTACTGGGAAGTCATATATAACAAAGAAAGAAAAAGCCGACCTTTTACAGATGCGGCGGTGGGAGTGCGAGAAATGTTGTTACTCCAACCTTTAACTCGGCAAGTTCTATTTCAACGATTTGGTTATACACTGCCCCACTATGGGGAAATTAATCACACTGCTGCTTTTAAGACCAGTCAGTTTACCCATATAGGAATTATTGTTCAAGATGACAGCAAAGAAAGCCTAAAATTTTATGAAGATGTTTTGGGTTTGCTGCGTGTGCGTGATGATGTTGAGACTAGCTATGAATCTTCACCAGCAGGTCGGGATCTTTTTGATCTCCAACCGGGTGAAAAATTTATTGTTACTACCTTTGATGACCCTCGTTCTTCCAAATCTGACTTGATGGCTGCACGTAGTGGTAGACTTTACGTCATTCGCTTTCCCGATGCGCTCAACTTAGAATCACAAATGGAAGCATCGCAACCGGGTAGCTTAGGAATGTCACTTTATACCTACCGAGTGCGGGGATTACAGACTTATTGCGATCGCATCAAAGACAGTCAAGCAAAAAACTTGACAAACATCATTGAAAATGAGTTTAAAGAAAAAAGTTTTTCTTTTATTGCACCAGATGGCTATTGCTGGAATTTAGTAGAAGGCTAA
- a CDS encoding aspartyl/asparaginyl beta-hydroxylase domain-containing protein: protein MTNFNEYHLDPKQFLFLKSFQDNWQVIKDEFANFMNHASSEELKFIYDILGPKSKTIKTKGNAKYSAFGILFQGFFIEEYIQVHQIQYPDYELDDASKKALALREKYFLNLARVIKEVNYINDSVIRNVYFGTFHPGLDIKLHVNYNPHMNRGYLGLIVPEGDVAMKICHERLYWHEGKFMVLDHSYPHCPHNYTNYDRTVLVVDFFKPDQPREEVIQFEREQVAQRMQDNPYSLGVFGKSDKAKVEDFIKYGLAHQLEWDKALKA from the coding sequence ATGACAAATTTTAATGAATATCATTTAGACCCAAAGCAATTTCTTTTTCTTAAAAGCTTTCAAGACAATTGGCAAGTGATTAAAGATGAGTTTGCAAACTTTATGAATCATGCATCTAGTGAAGAGTTAAAGTTTATTTATGATATTTTAGGGCCTAAAAGTAAAACGATTAAGACTAAGGGTAATGCAAAATATAGTGCTTTTGGGATTTTATTTCAAGGTTTCTTTATTGAAGAATATATTCAGGTGCATCAAATACAATATCCTGATTATGAGCTAGATGATGCATCTAAAAAAGCATTGGCATTAAGAGAGAAATACTTTTTAAATTTAGCTAGGGTAATTAAAGAAGTAAATTATATCAATGATAGTGTTATCAGAAATGTATATTTTGGTACGTTTCATCCAGGCTTGGATATCAAGCTCCATGTCAACTATAACCCTCACATGAATCGTGGTTATCTAGGATTAATCGTGCCAGAGGGAGATGTGGCTATGAAAATATGCCATGAGCGACTTTATTGGCATGAAGGTAAATTCATGGTTTTAGATCACAGTTATCCACACTGTCCACATAATTATACCAATTATGACAGAACTGTTTTGGTGGTAGACTTTTTTAAACCAGATCAGCCTAGAGAAGAAGTAATACAATTTGAACGAGAGCAAGTCGCACAACGGATGCAAGATAATCCTTACAGTTTAGGTGTTTTTGGTAAAAGCGATAAAGCTAAAGTGGAAGATTTTATCAAGTATGGTTTAGCTCATCAGTTAGAGTGGGATAAAGCCTTAAAAGCTTGA